A window of the Lolium perenne isolate Kyuss_39 chromosome 7, Kyuss_2.0, whole genome shotgun sequence genome harbors these coding sequences:
- the LOC139833957 gene encoding uncharacterized protein: MAQQQAPFMGGAGYTQGYTQHTASNPSWGASDQDPEHMEYYSTQQNYVGMQTPPPEPTQETQYDPESGSWIPARITRAPDRRALTTCQLKELKLQNRRFTWSNERETPTLVQLDRAFCNAAWDLEFENHVLHALSSSLSDHCPLLLSNQSGPRKPPIFRFESFWTKMPGFREVAQQASTAPSTHTQPVHIINHKLKSTALGLKSWSKGLFSDCKLQLLMALDVILQLDIAQESRALSLDEIHLRAGLKRRVKCLAALERSRKRQASRIRYLREGDANTKFFHLRVNVRKRKNHILRLKHNDGWAVTHDDKAKLIFDHFSQALGRPPPRLLDFNWEALNPTAHQLEDLGLPFSEEEIKEAIDDMPADKAPGPDGFSIAFFCSCWDIIKDDLMLTINAFSELSASNFHIINTANIVLLPKKDGAEAVTDFRPISLIHVIPKIIAKAMA; this comes from the exons ATGGCGCAGCAGCAAGCCCCTTTCATGGGAGGAGCTGGATACACACAGG GATACACGCAGCACACTGCGTCCAATCCTTCATGGGGAGCTAGTGATCAGGATCCTGAGCACATGGAGTATTACAGCACACAGCAGAACTATGTCGGTATGCAGACTCCTCCACCAGAGCCCACGCAGGAGACACAGTACGACCCCGAGTCCGGTTCCTGGATCCCTGCTCGCATAACCAGGGCTCCGGACAG AAGAGCCCTCACCACTTGTCAGTTGAAGGAGCTGAAACTTCAGAATAGAAGATTCACGTGGAGTAACGAGCGAGAAACTCCAACTCTTGTGCAGTTGGACCGGGCTTTCTGCAACGCTGCTTGGGACCTCGAGTTCGAGAATCATGTGCTGCATGCTCTGTCTTCCTCCCTCTCGGACCATTGTCCCCTCCTCCTCTCCAACCAAAGTGGTCCGCGAAAACCCCCGATTTTTCGCTTCGAGTCCTTTTGGACCAAAATGCCGGGGTTCAGAGAGGTTGCTCAACAAGCTTCGACCGCGCCTTCAACACACACCCAGCCGGTTCACATCATCAACCACAAGTTGAAATCGACTGCGCTTGGCCTGAAATCTTGGAGTAAAGGCCTTTTCTCCGACTGCAAGCTTCAGCTCCTCATGGCCTTAGATGTCATCCTGCAACTTGATATTGCCCAAGAGTCCCGCGCTCTCTCTCTGGACGAAATACATCTCCGTGCTGGTCTAAAACGCCGGGTTAAATGCCTTGCTGCTCTGGAGAGATCTCGCAAGCGTCAAGCTTCCAGAATCCGATACCTCCGTGAGGGCGATGCTAACACTAAGTTCTTCCACCTCCGTGTCAATGTAAGGAAGCGCAAGAATCACATTCTGAGGCTGAAGCACAATGATGGCTGGGCCGTAACTCACGACGACAAAGCGAAGCTTATTTTCGATCACTTCTCCCAAGCTCTAGGCCGCCCTCCCCCTCGCCTGTTGGACTTTAATTGGGAAGCTCTGAACCCCACTGCTCATCAGCTGGAGGACCTAGGCCTGCCTTTCTCCGAGGAAGAGATTAAAGAGGCTATCGACGACATGCCCGCAGACAAGGCCCCGGGCCCGGACGGTTTTTCCATCGCCTTTTTTTGCTCTTGCTGGGACATCATCAAGGATGATCTTATGTTGACCATAAATGCCTTCTCGGAGCTCTCGGCGTCGAACTTTCATATCATCAACACCGCCAACATTGTGCTTCTGCCAAAGAAAGATGGAGCGGAGGCCGTAACAGACTTCAGGCCCATTAGTCTTATCCACGTGATCCCAAAGATCATCGCCAAAGCTATGGCATGA